One window of the Lepeophtheirus salmonis chromosome 7, UVic_Lsal_1.4, whole genome shotgun sequence genome contains the following:
- the LOC121121509 gene encoding histone H2B-like, with the protein MPPKSTGKAAKKAGKAQKDITKPAGKKRSHKRKESYAIYIYKVLKQVHPDTGVSSKAMSIMNSFVNDIFERIAAESSRLAHYNKRSTITSREIQTAVRLLLPGELAKHAVSEGTKAVTKYTSSK; encoded by the coding sequence ATGCCACCCAAGTCTACAGGAAAGGCCGCCAAGAAGGCAGGAAAAGCCCAAAAGGACATCACCAAGCCTGCTGGAAAGAAAAGGTCCCACAAGAGGAAAGAATCCTATGCCATCTACATCTACAAGGTCTTGAAACAGGTCCACCCCGACACTGGTGTCTCCTCCAAGGCCATGAGCATCATGAACTCTTTCGTGAACGACATCTTTGAGAGAATTGCCGCCGAGTCCTCTCGTCTAGCTCACTACAACAAGAGATCCACCATCACCTCCAGAGAAATCCAAACCGCTGTCCGTCTCCTCCTCCCCGGAGAGTTGGCCAAGCACGCTGTCTCTGAAGGCACCAAGGCTGTAACCAAATACACCTCCTCTAAGTAA
- the LOC121122168 gene encoding histone H2B-like, whose product MPPKSTGKAAKKAGKAQKDITKPAGKKRSHKRKESYAIYIYKVLKQVHPDTGVSSKAMSIMNSFVNDIFERIAAESSRLAHYNKRSTITSREIQTAVRLLLPGELAKHAVSEGTKAVTKYTSSK is encoded by the coding sequence ATGCCACCCAAGTCTACAGGAAAAGCCGCCAAGAAGGCAGGAAAAGCCCAAAAGGACATCACCAAGCCTGCTGGAAAGAAAAGGTCCCACAAGAGGAAAGAATCCTATGCCATCTACATCTATAAGGTCTTGAAACAGGTCCACCCCGACACTGGTGTCTCCTCCAAGGCCATGAGCATCATGAACTCTTTCGTGAACGACATCTTTGAGAGAATCGCCGCCGAGTCCTCCCGTCTCGCTCACTACAACAAGAGATCCACCATCACCTCCAGAGAAATCCAAACCGCTGTCCGTCTCCTCCTCCCCGGAGAGTTGGCCAAGCACGCTGTCTCTGAAGGCACCAAAGCTGTGACCAAATACACCTCCTCCAAGTAA